Sequence from the Puntigrus tetrazona isolate hp1 chromosome 11, ASM1883169v1, whole genome shotgun sequence genome:
ATCAACGAAAATCACTTGTAGTAGCTCTGCTGCATCTATGTTCAGCGTGTGTGAAAGCAAAGAAATCACAATATACGCTGATGCTTAAACGAgtctaataaaaatgtgatatgaAACCAATAAGGTGACAGGAAATAATTATGATTGGTAACTTATTTCGCCAACAATTGGTaggtaaaatgatttttattttttaggcctgtgtgtaaataagtgtatctctctctttttacatttctgatgGTCAGATTGTCTCGCTGGCTTGCCAGCTGTTGTCTGGCTCTCATGTGTGTCTGAGAACACTCTCAGCGTGGCTCTCAGCTGTAGCGCTCAGGATCGTGACTCACAGGAAGTTCTTCTccagtgtttgtatttatgtgtgcaCATGATCATGTGTCATCTCAGGTCAGCTGGTTGTCAGTACAATCCAATGGTATAACAGCTGTTGTTGGGCCTCACACAATCCTCACTGTACTAAacactccctcacacacacacacactctctctctctctctctctctctctcgctctctctctcagcgtgtgatctctctctctctctctctctctgtgtgcagGAGAGCAGAAGTTATCCAGGCAGGACTAAAGATCAGGATGGAGAAGGAAGATCTGAAGATTATCAACAAGGGTTTGGAGGATGAGATGGTATtttacttttctctctctttttttgcccttttttctttcataaagCACACAAGTTGATTTTCTTTCTGTTCAGGAGCTGAGCGGGTATCGGCTGTGCCGATGGAAGGTGGTTCTGGTGGGTTTGGGTGGTTTCTGTACGGGTGGTTTTCTCTTCCTGCTGCTCTATTGGATGCCTGAATGGTGTGTGAAGGCCACCTGCAGACGGACCACCATCAAAGATGCAGACGTAGCCCTCTTACGAAGCACCGTATGTATTAAACCTATATCTGCATCAAGTGATTTTTGGATCacttgataattttttttttttttttttttattaataactacTTTTAGGTTTTATAAATATGCttattgaaatgttattatttttttaaaagacaggAATTTCCCTAAACAATGAATAAACCGAAGGCACAAATTATGTCTAGCAAAAAATAGACTTATAGTCTTTAAGAATGACAATGCTGCAGACGTCATGTTGTTGTTTGGCAGATAACCCTCTACTCTGAGGCAGATCATTCGTAAATGGCTTCCAGTCATAATTATAGTGCAGTGATGTGGTGTGTTGTAACATAAGTATGTGTTTGCAtgtaatctgtgtttttgtccataGGATGAGTTCAAGCGCTGGTTTAGAGCGAAGATTCGGGTAATGCTGGCCCCTGGGAAGGACCCTTATGACAACCTGGCCTCTCAAACCGCCTCCCCTCAAGCCAATGACCACACCCACAACCCCACTGACCCTGCCCCTGGGAAAATCACCGGGAATCCAGAGGACCAGCCTGTGCCGGTATCATTCGCATCAAATCAATCCTAACCTTCACATATAGTTCAATTCTGCATTTCCACAAATTCTAGTGTTTGCTAACTATATATACGCTACCAGTCAAAGCTTTTTGAAGACAAAAAAGACTCTTCTGTTTAccaagcttgcatttatttgatctaaaatactGCAAAAGTAAATTAGTAGAGGTGCTCCCTAATAGTTGACTAATTGTTGGTCCACCAGTAGAGACTAGGTTGACCAAAATTTTATTAGTCGCTTagttgcataaaaataataatccccAGGTGAAGTCTCGCAGTCCATGACTGACAGATAACGGCTAGTTTATGGTAATGCAGTAAAACATCAGCTGCGTCCAAACGCTTGCCTATCATTCATCGACCTCAAATATGGCTTGTTATCTGAAATGTGTAAGTATTAGCAACTTTACATGGCCGTGTAATGTTAACGCTGGCCGCTGTAATGGCTGCTGATCAGTGTCTGTGCAGAGAGTGAAGAGTAGGACAGATGGAGACGGTGGTGCGCTCAAATTTTTATGTGTGCTttcacaataacaaaataatatatctCGCTTTTTTGTGAATTCCTAGTGAAAGCAAACAGGACGCACTCTCTGCCGTCTCTGACCGTCAACTCGAGCGCAAAACACctcatacatttttgtttctctctgtagatatatttttatgtctgCAAAACAGTGAAATGTCTACTTTCAAATGAACCaattcaaattgaaaacaaTTATAGAATGTTATCCTCATGAAACATGCATACAGACACATCACTACTGCATAGAAGAGTGTCCAAGGACAAAAGAAAGCGCTGCTTGATCAAAAtagtaaaatgttaatgcagtcTCCATACTGTTTTTCACTGACACGTTCATAATCATTACTTCTGCCGCTGCGCTTGGCGAGCTTTGCGTTCGCTTGAGCACTAATGGTACgatgataaataaatgctcatacctgaatggtttattaataaacatgcgGTTAGTCAATGCTTAAAATCAGAGAAATCTTAGACCAGAGAAATCCCTAGTTGACGACAGCCctaaatatttgtacaatttaaaatgactgctttgtttgaatatattttaaaatgtgatttattgctgtgatcCAAATGaaatccctatcattgtattctcttatttaatattgtccagtgctttgatacaatctgttttgttaaaagagctttataaataagtgatttgaattgattgattaaattatcagcagcattactccagtcttcagtggcacataatccttcaaaaatcattctaatatgttaatttgctgtttaagaGGGGTTTTTTAAGATTCATTGGAAGCTTGAAATAATTATaagcaaggatgctttaaattgatcaaaagccaTGATAAAGacataatgttaaaatgatttccatTTCGGAAAAAATACGTTGTACTCTGTTTtcaatatcataataataataataatgataatggaAGTTTTTGAGCAGGAAATCagattattgtaattatttctaaaggatcatgtgcctgaaataatgatgctaaaatttCCGTTTTGaaatcaaaggaataaataacattttaaaaagtaatttttaatagtaaaaatgctttttgaattttaccGTCTTGGCTGCATTTtagatcaaacaaatgcaggcATGGTGAGCTTTCAAAACATTACAGATGctattgtttaaacattttgaatgtggTGTAGTGTAGTTGGGCTTTATCTGTGAATGGGTAaacctcttttctttctcatatttctgcttttcttcTCCATTACAGAGGCGTTATTTTACCCTCCACAGCACTAAATACTTTTGGAACGACTCCATTCAGAACTTCGAAGTATTGAAGTAAGCAAACATGCCCATTTATGACCCGTCTCTGATGATTTGTATAAATTCTGCTCTGCGAAACCCTAAAACCTCATTGTTCTGCAGAGGCCTGGAAGATCAGAGCATGACCTGCTCTTCTGTTCACTCAAAGCACAGTTTCGGGCTCAACAAAAACCAGCAGGAGTACAGGTGAAGCCTTTGTAATCTGTCAGTTGAGCCGTGTCTGGAAATAAATGTTGACTAGTGGGCTCAAGAATCAAGTTTAACTATTGTTCATCTCTACTTTAGGAGATTTTTTTTCGGACTCAATGAAATAGACGTGAAAGTGCCTTCTCTTTTCAAGCTGCTAATTAAGGAGGTATGAGTGAAATGTGAGACCGACCCTGGCTGCAGAAATAGCATGACGCAGCACTGCTGACTCTGCTGTGGTAAATATTGTATGTCTTCTTAGGAACTTGAAATAAAGGAACTATCTTCGTCCCTCTCTTTCTCAGGTCCTCAATCCTTTCTACATCTTCCAGCTCTTCAGTGTTATCCTGTGGTGTACTGATGAATACTACTACTACGCAATGGCCATAGTCGTCATGTCAGTCATATCAATAGCTACCTCTCTCTACACTATTAAAAAGGTATGAAGTTAAATCGTTTAAAACGGTATGcgcaaaacattttatttactgtgctgttgtatttttcatatttttaatatttctaattttagtaaaaaataatgGTATAGTGGATTAATACTATAGTCCAgatctttttacatttatttatttaataagttaATGGTTTGTGAAATGTTGACCAATGCAGGCAAGTCAATGATTATTTTTGGCTACTAACTGATTAATAGCATGTTAATATTCTTTGTTATTCTGTATACTGTACAAAGTATTTGtgcaaaatatgtacatgctattttatgatttaatatacATATGAATTTTGTATTCtgcactattttaaatattattcaaatacatttaaaattgttcatTATGAGCCAATTAATAATCAGTATTGATATGAAATACAacataattattactacacataaTTTTGCTTCCTGTACTGTTTCTTATGTTGTATtaggtattttaaatattattttttaaggaaaaaacatttcccatgaagaaaacaaactatttgaaatgcaattaaatatatatatattgttttatcaaAGACAAAAATCCATTAAGTTCATAAATATATTGGTCAATAAAGGTTTTGGCCtttattaactaataaattACCTATTAAAATTGTGTAACATGCCACATATTTATGAGATactttatatactgtaaatttagttttttattttagtgtaataattaaatcagtAATTCTCTAAGCGAAAGTTTTTACATGTCGAATGACATTTCTCGTTTTAGTATAACGAACATTGAtgaattatacataataaaagacatttatggtAACATTTGAACACGACCAGTTTGATTCTGTTATTTcagcaaataaatcaatataatgtTGTATTTTAGAGTCATCAAGCATAGGGGTGTATCCAAGGTTAGagttaatgctaaatttctgaTTACATAACTGAGGTCTGTTATCAGTTCATATGTTTTTGTATACGCCTATTAGATTAGATTATCTGTGCTGCCTGGTCAAGAGaatgtttatttgtgctttacatttagcctttttttgttgttttacagcaATATGTAATGCTACACGACATGGTGGCAGCACACAGTACTGTTCGAGTTACAGTCTACAGGGGCGAAAACGGTACGGATCAGAGTGTGGAATATGATTTTCATTACATCTAAGTATATTTGTAATGAGGGTGCTGCTGCAGGTCTGGGTTGCCTGCATCAGTGAGCCTGGCGCAGTGGCCAAAGTCACGATGAGTCAGCACTCCTGCGCAAGGAAGCATGGGTAATAAGTGATCTGCTGAGACAGACTGCTTTTATTTCACACCTCTctctgtcttgttttttttttgctgtacagAAACGGAGGAAGCCCTGTCCACAGACCTGGTCCCCGGCGACGTCATCGTCATCCCCAGCAACGGGACCATCATGCCCTGTGACGCAGTGCTCATCTGTGGCACCTGCATTGTTAATGAGAGCATGCTTACAGGTGATTGGATGCAGCCAAAGTTGATTTAGAGAGGGGCGATTTGGGGGGAAATCATACGTTACCCTGGACCGCAAAACCGGTTATAAATGTCAGTGTTCAACATTTTTTGGCAATTgggatttatacatcatctaatggctgaataaatgtgattttgcaTGGATgcaatactgagaaaatcacctttgtGAAGTTGCAACTGGTCGAAAATTAAgccttaatatttttacagaaggaaatgtagaaaatatcttcatggaacatgatctttagttaatatcattcattttgacccatacaatggaATTTTGGCtcttgctataaatataccccagtgacttaatactggttttgtggtccagggtcacacgtATTCCTCATGACTGCTCAAAAATAGTTCAAATACATAACTCCTGTCCACCTTTTTCATTGCAGAAGTTGTTTTTGAATGCGCAAGTCTTCTTGTTCATTAACCTCTGTAGGGAAATAACGAGAAGAATGagcatacagtaaaacagtttgAACTACAAACCAGTGCGTTTGTAattaagataaattaaaataatatagtgacactatataaatataaatgttttgcacaGCTAAAAATAGGTCTGGCTTCTGGTGTCATCCGTTTCCAgctattaaatatacaaatgactGTCACCACtcatatgatatttatttatttctaaacatgACAATTAGGGTTTCATTTTTCTTGCTGCAGTGATTGGTCAATAGACAGATGAAGTATATTCGTGAACCATTCCAAATGTTTTTGAcattattgtgacgtttttttgttacattaccACCTAATCTACTCAAATTTTTACTATTGAAGAAACAaagatttttatgatttaatacgCGCATTAActttcagtaagatttttgacttcagctttcttttctgtttttatttaaagtgataaTCACCGATTTCATGTATATGTTGTCCTTTGTCGTCATTTAACGGCTGTTgttgtcatttaatttattttcctttttttgtgaataCAGTGAAGATATGCATGTCTCCTTAAATGTTTCTCATTTCATGTATTCAGGTGAGAGTGTTCCAGTCACAAAGACTGACCTTCCAAACCCTCAACGGGATAAGAAGGGTGGGGATGGAGATGCCATCTACAGCACAGAGGAACACAAGAGACACACGCTCTTCTGTGGCACAAACGTCATACAGACCCGCTACTACACGGGAGAAATGGTCAAAGCTGTGGTGGTCCGCACAGGTTAGAAGCCAGAAGtacttcaaatacattttaagcatgCTTTGTCTGCCGCCTTTTTGTCGCTGAAGTTGTATTTCAATGTATTGCCTCGAGTTTGCACTAAAAGGTACCATAGTAGGCAGGATATCTGCTCGAATGATGCTTTAAAATACTGCCAACATAAGCAGCTGACTAGATTCTGTAACGGAGCCCATAGTTACAATttcagtgtgtgtatttttcttctCTAGGCTTCAGCACCGCTAAAGGGCAGCTCATCCGCTCTATCCTGTACCCAAAACCCACAGATTTTAAGCTGTACCGGGACGCGTACATGTTCCTGCTGTGCCTGGTCGCTGTTGCCAGCATCGTCTTTGTCTATTCCTTGGTCATGAAAATCATAAATAAggtttttatctttctttaatGTCATAAGGAACAGCAGTGTTTTTGTGACATCAGTAAGTTGGGGCAAATGTTTGCATCCCCAACTTTGAACAGTTTTGGGGGACACACTTTTTTCCCCCTAATACCGCCCTTCAAAGTTTATAGACGATAGTTACACGTTTgccagaagacaaaataagttcAATTTGAACCATTTGAAGCATTTGAACCTTCTGTAATAGCAGTCCCTCAGGTGTAAAAAGATTCATCTCGAAATCAAAGTCAATGTTGGAAAgagttcaaatgcaaaaaatgctgaaaaccaAAAATTGGTTGGATCTGAATGATTTTTCTGAATCACAGCAGGCAATTTAactgttcaggacaaacaagggactcatgAGCGGCTGTcactaaagaaacaaaaaacaacaccgTTGTAAAAATCAAGGGAATGTAAACTTTCGAACAATTCcgtttttataaattgttttttttttgtctaaacatCTTATTCAGGTCAGTTATTAAATGAACGTTAACATGCACTTTGTATGATGCCtcttaaatttaataaaataattggcaTTTAAATGGGGATGCAAACTTTTGACCTCAGCTTTAGGTTATAGAACACTTTTTGTGTATATAGATGTAGCAGAATTGAAAGTCTAGGAAAATGTGACCGGTTCAATAAATTGAGTAAATAAAGtgtgaaaaatgtgtgtttcaCTGGTATGATTTTTGTCATGTAGGAACCAGTAAAGGAAATCATAGTCAAGTCTCTGGACATCATTACTATCACGGTGCCCCCTGCGCTGCCGGCAGCCATGACAGCGGGCATCGTCTATGCTCAACGGCGCCTCAAGAAAGTCGGGATATTCTCCATCAGTCCACAAAGAATCAACATCTGTGGGCAGCTGAACCTGGTGTGCTTTGACAAGGTAAACATGGGAGACCGAAGTCCTTTTCTTTTAATGCAACGGGGagtcaaatattacaaatatctttttttttaaaaaactactttcagaaacattaaatctggttatttttcataaaactaGGGTAAATTGTGGAGACATTTTGGAACTTCATGGTCTAATATTATGCAGTAATATGTTTTAGCTAATACAGAGTTgatgcatttatcattttacaatttttcatttaacagatgtgtaatattatgcaattattaaacaatttacttattttaaacattactattgtctaaataataaaatgaacggtttatttaaaaaaaaagacattactGCTActactttattataataataataataataataatgataatgatcaTGATATGAAACAAATTGTTgttaaataactattattattacagtataaaaacgaggcttgtttttagtaatttattattattattattattattatttttatttatttatttatttttttttcataatttcagaCAGGCACCCTTACAGAAGATGGCTTGGACATGTGGGGAATTCAGCGAACAGAAGATGGCAGgtataaaataaagatgaaatggATTACCAGAACATTCTCAGTTGTTTTTGGCTCATCACTGCAGGTGCTTTAACTGCTCCTCTGCACTAGATTCCACCATTCAGAAGAAAAAGCAGACGATAAGAACTTGGTAACAACCAAGTTTGTGTCCTGCATGGCCACCTGTCACTCTCTCACCAAGATTGAGGGTCAGCTCTCTGGAGATCCACTGGACCTCAAGATGTTCGAGGCCACAGGCTGGGTCAGTGTCTGCTGTGACAGGAGAACAGCTTTTAATGTTCTCATTCGAGTTTTGGAACTAGttgtacttgtttttatttattttggtgtcGCTCTGTGGCTTCAGATACTGGTGGAAGCTACAGAAGAGGAGACGGCTCACCACGACCGCATTGAACTCACTTACGTAAAACCACCCAATCAGCTTCTGCCGCCGCCAGTCATATCACCCGAACAGGACATGGTGAGCATTTCTCTGCTTTTTACAggataaattatttgtttttaaaacatttgttctgATCTCTTGCTGTTTCTTTCCAGGAACTGTCTGAACTCTATGAGCTCTCGGTATGTACAATGgctattatttgtatttaatttatgaaaTCTGTGGACACACATTGGGGTTTAAAtgatatctgtttgtttttttttaatgctgtagGCGTCATATATGATTGGTATCGTGCGGCAGTTCTCCTTCTCCTCCGCTCTGCAGAGAATGAGTGTGGTTGTCCGTCAGATCGGAGAGAGACGTATGGATGCCTATCTGAAAGGAGCTCCAGAGGTTGTGGCGAGCCTGTGTAAGAAAGAAACAGGTCAGCAAGAAAAATCAGTCGGTTGTTAATATCTAACCTCTTAAGTTTCAAGTATCCgattgaagtatttttttcctcacaacGCACGACAGTACCAGAAGATTTTGCAGAGGTTCTGGAGAACTACACCAAACAGGGCTTCCGGGTCATCGCTCTGGCACACAGGCGGCTGGAATCCAAACTTACATTTCACAAAGTGCAGAACATTAACCGGTAAAGATGACGCTTTTTACTGGGAcgtcaattaaaattaaacttaacTAACTAAACTGACTTTTACAGAATAAGGTGCCATGTTACGCTGGAACTGTTGGTTCTGTGTTTCTATACAGGGATCAAATTGAGAAAAATATGGATTTTCTGGGTTTGATCATCATGCAGAACAAGCTGAAAACCGAAACGCCAGGTGTGCTGGACGATCTCCGACGTGCCAGCATACGCACCGTCATGGTCACAGGTACATGACTTCTGTGGTCTGCATGTTCTACTTGTGGAAACCCGTTTAATATGGTTTCTGAACATACTTTTCAAATGGTCAATATCGGAGCATATTTTATGTAGCTTTCATTCaaaaagatttagtttttaaaagaaggcTTCTTGCTCATcaggactgcatttatttgatcaaaaatacagtaaaacgctaatgttctgaaataataacataaaaagtttatttttatatattttatgtaattttattttccaagattcttttgagtaaaaaatgtaaatgtagtgtTTACATTGTTTCGTTTAAATTAATGTGGCCTCGCTGATTAAAAGATTGAACGCTTacatcccaaacttttgagcacTTGTGTGCGGCACACGCTGCCTatgatgtataaatgttttctcGTAGTACGTACCTAGCAGGACGCATTTGATCTGTGTCCAACAAACATGCTTCGGTTACGCCCTCCGTACCTTACTTGTGTTATTTCACCTGGCTAGCTTACCGGGAGCTGAACATGCTCATGTTGTTTGAAGATGGAAGGGAGTTTAGGGCGACCAGCCGCGGGCAGACGGGAGTCTGGGAGCTTTGTAGCTTAAATCATTAGGTATTCCTGGAATCTCGTCTAATAAGGTTCTCGGCTCTCCAGATTACCAGCCAAGCGCTCCAAAGTTCATACGAGGCTGAATGCAGCATTGTGAATGTAAGCAGATTGAGTTTGTACATGACCTACTCTCACAATCATGAGGAGCACTGGTTCATTGCCAGACACCAGCCATCATCTCTGTCTACTGACtaattaaaaagtacttttgtACCAATATATTGAATGATCTAATAGAatggaatttaaaaatgaataggttattgtaagggttttttttgttttttttgttttcttaatctTTTCTTTGTCTCTTGTGTAGGTGACAACATGCTGACGGCCATCTCCGTGGCACGAGACTGCGGCATGATTCAGCCACAAGACCGAGTCATTATTGCCGACGCGCTGCCCCCTAAAGATGGCCAGGCTGCCAAGATCACCTGGCACTACGCCGACAAACCCGGCAAACTCTCAAACAAGCCCACTAAACTAGAGGTCAGTGTGCCATCTGCTGGCCACACCCAGTCACTGTGACTTTGTGGGAATTAATATTCTGGGTTAATACGGTTTGAGACCTGTCCCCAGTTTTTGTGGCACATTGACACCGTTTTCAGATACCTTTAGCAAAATCAGTCTTACAGTAAGATACGTGCAATGGAACATGCAGTATGCATTAATCTATGGGAATCAGCCAAATACATCTCAAGACGCCTCGTATCAATCATCTCTCTGTACTTGTGTTCTTTGATTGCAGGAGATGGAGATTATTATGGAAGATGGGCATTCTGTGGATGAGATGAAAACTCAGGAACAGTATCACTTTGCCATGAGCGGCAAATCATTTGCTGTAATTACTGAGCATTTCCAGGACCTGCTACAGAAGGtatgaaaaaagtaattttttttgattCGTGTAGACGTGAGTTGTTAATATATGATGTTTATGGTGTTTTGATTGTTGGTGTAGCTGGTGCTTCATGGAACAGTGTTTGCAAGGATGGCGCCTGACCAGAAGACTCAGCTTGTTGAGACATTAGAAAGTGTAGAGTGAgtattacacaaacacacaaactccaTGGGAGCTCTGTTTGCATGTCTCTTTAGAATAGTAATCATTGGTGTATACTTGTGGTTTTACAAGGGATTACTCGCATAGTAGTAGTAAAACCTTGCTAaagttttttccctttttcttctGCAGTTATTTTGTAGGAATGTGTGGAGACGGAGCGAACGACTGTGGGGtgagatattttaaaatcttatttgaTAGGATTGTGTgtggtgttttttatttttttttatagcttagCTAATGTCTGTCGGTTTTGTCATCAGGCACTGAAGAGAGCTCATGCTGGCATCTCTCTGTCAGAGCTGGAGGCTTCAGTGGCTTCTCCATTTACCTCCACGACTCCCAGCATCACCTGCGTGCCCAATCTGATCAGGTGTCCTAACCGCACCACAGCACACCTCCTGTTTCAAGCCCTCATCAAGAAAAATCATCATTTTCGGATTTCAGACTGAATTTATTGTACTGCCGTGACTTTCAGGACTCAAAACAACTCAAAGTccaacaaaagcatttattaaaattacaaacgTTAGATTCGTTTTGGACATCAGAAATCCAAAAAACATGATGGCATAATGGCACAAACAAATATGTCTACTTTTACCTAATTTATTACAGTAAGAAATGGGACCTTTTGTCGATTGCTTGGTTAGGATGCTGTGTTAGTCTGAAATAGTTGATGGTGCTTGTAGAAGGCATTTCCCAAAGACAAATTCATTCTTTTCACAAAACATTGTGTTTTCCAAGAGTCTCACACATGCCGTTTCTCCACAGAGAGGGCAGAGCGGCTCTCATCACCTCCTTCTGCGTGTTCAAGTTCATGGCTCTATACAGTATTATTCAATGCCTCAGTGTTGCCCTTCTCTACTCCGTAAGTTCCCTCGTCATTCACAGAATTACTTGCTACAGTTATGTCTTTCTGTGCTCGTGAGTGACAGAAGGTCATTAGTTCATGCTCCTACATCCCTGATCCAGTAGTAATGCGTTTCAGATTGGCAGTAACCTGGGTGACTTCCAGTTCCTCTTCATCGACATGGCCATCATTCTTCTAATTGTCTTCACCAGTGAGTATGAGCTGTAATGTCTTTTCTCGTTCGGCTCAAATCGATTTCAGTGGTGCCAGTTGCATTTAATGGCTAAAAACCTTTTAGAATAATATGCACTAGAAATATTTTGGGacataaatgtttcatgttgtcaATAAGCACTTGGATTTGAGCTCATGAAAATGCAGGAGCATTACTGATTATTCGTGAGGCCGTTTTTAatcgtttgttttgtttgctttcccGCTCACCCCTAGTGAGTTTGAATTCTGCGTGGAAGGAGCTTGTCGCCCAAAGACCTCCCTCCGGCCTCGTCTCAGGTCCTCTCCTTTTCTCAGTTCTTAGCCAGATTCTCATTTGCCTCGGCTTCCAGATCATGGCCTTCCTCTTGATCCAACAATTGGGCTGGTACTCCAAACCAGAGTGAGTACAGCGCATTAGTGGTACTGCAACGCACTTAAACATCTTCagattgttttcatatttaacttgctcgcattaaaaaaaaaaaaaaaatcatcagctttagtctttgttttatttttccagtttcTACAACTGCTCTGCTCCCCAACACATAGATAACTCCACTGAAGAAACGTCTGAAGAACGCATCATGAATGATGTGAATACCACACTCTTCTTCGTCTCCTCTTTTCAGTACCTCATTGTCGCCATTGTTTTCTCCAAAGGAAAGCCCTTCCGCCAGCCCAGCTACAAGAACTGTAAGGAACCGTAACCTTTTTCAGATCGATGCGTTCACGGTGCAGTGTGACAAACTCACGAAGCAGCATTGTTTCACAATTTTACATTCtatttagtacattttgaacatttgaatGTTACGTAGATATAACGTTTGCATTCTAGCTCTGCATCCTGGTATGTTTGTGCGGTTAACTTGGGGTAATTAGTTTAGTTAAAATTCTCtagaattaaaatgtaagtaatgTGTAAAAATTGCAATATGCATGTTGAAATGAAATTGTTCTTGTCTGACGTTTGCCTTGAAGACACAGCAAATGCTAATCGGCTTCTCACTTACTCTTCATTGTGTTTCTGGTTGActgttttctccttttttttttttttttttcagggccGTTTGTTCTGTCTGCTTTAATTCTCgtcattttcctgtttttcatCATGTTTGTCCCAATCTCTGGAATCTATCAATTTTTAGAGGTATGAAACTTTAATATATATGGCCAATGCTTGGAGCAAATATCATTCAGGCCCTTATAAAACCACAAGTTATCCTGCTTAATAATTCTgtgga
This genomic interval carries:
- the atp13a3 gene encoding polyamine-transporting ATPase 13A3 isoform X2; this encodes MEKEDLKIINKGLEDEMELSGYRLCRWKVVLVGLGGFCTGGFLFLLLYWMPEWCVKATCRRTTIKDADVALLRSTDEFKRWFRAKIRVMLAPGKDPYDNLASQTASPQANDHTHNPTDPAPGKITGNPEDQPVPRRYFTLHSTKYFWNDSIQNFEVLKGLEDQSMTCSSVHSKHSFGLNKNQQEYRRFFFGLNEIDVKVPSLFKLLIKEVLNPFYIFQLFSVILWCTDEYYYYAMAIVVMSVISIATSLYTIKKQYVMLHDMVAAHSTVRVTVYRGENETEEALSTDLVPGDVIVIPSNGTIMPCDAVLICGTCIVNESMLTGESVPVTKTDLPNPQRDKKGGDGDAIYSTEEHKRHTLFCGTNVIQTRYYTGEMVKAVVVRTGFSTAKGQLIRSILYPKPTDFKLYRDAYMFLLCLVAVASIVFVYSLVMKIINKEPVKEIIVKSLDIITITVPPALPAAMTAGIVYAQRRLKKVGIFSISPQRINICGQLNLVCFDKTGTLTEDGLDMWGIQRTEDGRFHHSEEKADDKNLVTTKFVSCMATCHSLTKIEGQLSGDPLDLKMFEATGWILVEATEEETAHHDRIELTYVKPPNQLLPPPVISPEQDMELSELYELSASYMIGIVRQFSFSSALQRMSVVVRQIGERRMDAYLKGAPEVVASLCKKETVPEDFAEVLENYTKQGFRVIALAHRRLESKLTFHKVQNINRDQIEKNMDFLGLIIMQNKLKTETPGVLDDLRRASIRTVMVTGDNMLTAISVARDCGMIQPQDRVIIADALPPKDGQAAKITWHYADKPGKLSNKPTKLEEMEIIMEDGHSVDEMKTQEQYHFAMSGKSFAVITEHFQDLLQKLVLHGTVFARMAPDQKTQLVETLESVDYFVGMCGDGANDCGALKRAHAGISLSELEASVASPFTSTTPSITCVPNLIREGRAALITSFCVFKFMALYSIIQCLSVALLYSIGSNLGDFQFLFIDMAIILLIVFTMSLNSAWKELVAQRPPSGLVSGPLLFSVLSQILICLGFQIMAFLLIQQLGWYSKPDFYNCSAPQHIDNSTEETSEERIMNDVNTTLFFVSSFQYLIVAIVFSKGKPFRQPSYKNWPFVLSALILVIFLFFIMFVPISGIYQFLELVCVPLSWRVSMVLIVVGNTLVSVFIETVVLDVILWKHVFSRDKQGSYGVSPAGPTPQGGIDMFGTKCLSWLCCRQKKVPKARYMHLAQELSVDPDWPPKPKSTTEAKAASHPEDCSYQIEAVS